The sequence CGCAGATCGCCGGGTCGTCCGTGTACAGAGGGAAGACGATCGCACCGGCGGGACAGATGCGTGAGCAAGCCGGGCAGCCCGGCTTGCAGTTGTCGGGATTGGTCACCGTCACTTGACCGGCGCCGTCCTGCGAGTAGACACCGAACAGGCAGAACTGGAGGCAATGGCCGCAGTTCCGGCAGCGCTCCAGGTCGATGACCGGGTACCAGCGCTCCGCGAGGCGACCCTCCAGGACAGTGGTCTCACTAGCGACTGCCGAGTCCCCGGCAACCGCACCAATCGCCGCCAGGGCCCGCTCCACTGCGGACTCGTCGGCGAGGTTCACGCAGCCGTCCTCCGGCACCGAGATTCCGCGATGGTGGAGAAGCGCCCTGAGCGCCCGAGGGTGCAGGCACGAGAAGAAGGCTGCGATGGGCGACAGCCGCTGCAGCTCTGGCCACACCGCGCTGCCTTCGGGTAGGTGATAGGGATGTGGGATGACAGTGGTCTGAGCCCCTGACTGCCGACACTGCGCGAGCAGTCCCGCGACGGCTTCAGCGTCTTCAGGGAAGGGCTGTGCGATGACGACCTGCGCGTTCCTCATCAGCAGTCCACCAGACCGGATCGGGCAAGGCGTGCGAACTTGACAGTGTTCTAGGCAGTCTATAATATTGTTATACAAACGGTCAACCCTCAGTTCTGCCTCCCGAAGGACGAGGACGTCGATGTCTGAATCGCAGGCAAGTCCGCCCGAAGGCCCGCTCACCTCGAAACCTCAGCCCGGCCTTGCTTCTCCTTCCACGGGAGGTCCTCAGCCTTCGCGACGCGATCCCGTGGCACTACTGATCACCTGGGGTATCCCCGGATTCTTTGCGATCGTCGGTGCCTTGCTGCTCGTTGTCTGGCTCCGAGGAGCGCCCAATCCGGCGGACGTCGCCCCTCGCACTCCCACTTCAGATCGCAGTGCCGGGGCGACCGGCGTTGTTGCCCGACCGGCTGCCGGACCTGGTGGTGCGGTGACTCCCGGGGCGATGCCGGGTGCACCCTTGGGGACGGGTCCCGTAGTTGGCGCGCCTGCGGGTAGCGCTTCAGGTCTGCCGGGCGCAGCTTCAGCGACCGCAGCCGCCGGCTCGGGCGCTCCGATAGCCTCCGTGCGGGGGTTCTGGCCCGGCTTCCGCGGACCGAATCGCGACAACCTCAGTCCGGACTCCACGTCACTGTTGACGAGTTGGGGTGGAGGACCGACTCGACTGTGGTCGGTCAGCATGGGAGAGGGCTACGCCGGAGCGGCTGTTGCAGATAGCCGGGTCTACGTGCTGGACTATGACCAGACCGCACGGGCCGATAAGCTGCGCTGCCTGTCCCTGGCCAACGGGCAGGAGCTGTGGTCGCAAAGCTACCCCGTGGACGTGAAGCGCAACCACGGGATGTCGCGCACAGTGCCCGCGCTGTACAAGCAGTATGTCGTGACCCTGGGACCGAAGTGCCACGTGATGTGTTGCGACGCCAAGACCGGGGCGGTGAAGTGGAGGATTGACCTCGTGGCGCAGTACGGGGCGACGGTGCCTCCCTGGTACGCCGGGCAGTGCCCGCTGATCGACAACGGGCGAGTGATCCTGGCCCCGGGCGGCAAGGCGCTCATGATCGCCGTCGACATCGCAACCGGCAAGGTGGCCTGGCAGGCCCCCAACCCACGCGGCTGGAAGATGACACACACCTCGATCGTCCCCGTGTCGGTTGCCGGGAAGAAGATGTATGTGTACTGTGGTTCCGGAGGCGTGGCGGGCGTTGCAGCCGACAAGGGAACCCTCCTCTGGGACACGACCGCCTGGGTCGTGAGCACTGCGACGGTTCCGAGCCCCGTGCCGATTGGTGACGGCAGGATCTTCCTCTGCGGTGGGTACAACTCCGGTGCGATGATGCTGCGGCTCGTGCCCTCGGGTGGCAAGTTCACGGCCGAGCAGGTATTCCGGCTCAAACCCAACGTTTTCGGCTCCGACCAGCAGACCCCGATTCTGTACAGGGGGCACCTGTACGGCGTCATCCCTGGCGGGCAACTGGCGTGTCTGAGCCTCGATGGGAAGCAGGTCTGGGCCAGTGGAACGGATCGCTTCGGCCTGGGGCCCTATATGATCGCGGGCGGGAACATATACGTGCTCGACGACAAGGGCGAACTCTCACTGGTGTCCGCGAGTCCGAGTGGATATAAGAGACTGGCGCGGGCGAAGGTCCTCAACGGTCCGGATGCCTGGGGACCGATGGCCCTGGCTGGCGGTCGGCTGATCGTGAGAGACCTGACCACCATGGCATGTCTGCAAGTCGGGAGGTAACGATGGCCGAGACGGTGCCGCCGAGGCGCCCTGGAGGTCGTGGAGCTGGATGGGCCACTGCCGGTCTGGCCCTGGTGGTCGTGGCTGCCGGTCTGCTGGTGTATCAGCATCTGCACCAGGGGCGGCAGGTCTCCACGCAGGCCGTCCAGCCACAGCAGACCATCGACCAGACGCTGGAGACGCTGCGGCAGGTCGATCCGGCGCTGGTCAAGTACCGCGAAGCCCGCACGGTGCAGACAGGCTTCCAGACGCCTCGCGGGATTGCCTTGAGCAGATCAGGCGAACTCTACGTAGTGGGTGACAGGGCCCTGCGGGTTTTCGAGGCTGACGGCGTCGGCACCACGGGAACCCAACTGGGTGACGAGCCGACCTGCGTGGCAGTGGACGAGGCAGTGATGGTGGCCCTTGGCTACCGCGGGAGTGTGGAGATCCGTGATGACGGTGGGGCTGTGCAGGCCCACTGGCAGGTGGCCGGGAAGAGCCCCTATGTGACCTGCGTTGCGCTCTCCGGCGAGCAAGTGTGGGTGGCCGACGCCGGTGATCGCGTAGTGCTGCGCTATGATCGCACCGGGAAGCTTCTGGGACGTCTCGGTGAGAAGGACCCCGCGAAGAAGGTACCGGGGCTGTTCTTGCCCAGTCCTCACCTGGACGTGGTGCCGCTGGATCAGGGGCGGGTTCTGGTCAACAACACAGGCCGCCACCTGGTGGAAACCTACACGGCCCAGGGAGAGTTGAAGTCAGCATGGGGACGCTACGGGCCGGAGATTGATGGCTTCCCCGGGTGCTGCAACCCGACGGATCTCGCACTGCTGCCCGACGGGAAAGTGGTGGCCAGTGACAAGGGATTGCCGCGGGTGAAGGTGTACAATCAGCAGGGAGCGTTACAGGCGGTCGTCGCGACACCGGCACAGTTGTCCCGCGACGCCTCTGCGCTGGACCTTGCGGTAAGCGCCGACGGCACAGTCTACGTTCTGGATGGCCCGGCGGCGCTGGTGAGAGTGTTCGTCCCTAAGTGATGCAGCGAGGATGAGAGGGCGAAATGGGACCCACAGACAAAGAGAATCGGCGGCAGTTCCTCGCCGGGCTTGGTCGCGGCCTCCTGGCTTGCGGGCTCGGACTGGGAGTGACCGCCCTGGTGGCTCGTGGAGGCAAAGACTGCCTTCGCACCGGGGGCTGTGAAGGCTGTGCGCTGATCGGCAAGTGCGACCTTAGCGAGGCGCAGGGCTACCGCGACCGCGCACAGAGGAGGTGAGGCGGATGTCTGAGGACGGCAAGCTCAAGCGGCCCGAGCAGCGGATCAGTCGGCGCCAGATTCTGGCCGAGTGCCTGCGCGGTGCCGGGGTGCTGGTGATGGGCGGTGCCCTGGGGTCGCTGGTCACCCGGGGGCATGCGGACAACACGGTATGGCAGATCGATCCGAGCAAGTGCGTACAGTGCGGCAAGTGTGCCACCGACTGCGTCCTGAACCCCTCGGCGGTGAAGTGCGTCCACCAGTACCGCGTGTGTGGCTACTGCGAGCTTTGTTTCGGCTACTTCGTGGACCAGCGTGCCAATGACGAGGAGCGAGCGGAGAACCAGCGCTGCCCGACGAACGCCATCCGGCGCACCTTCGTCGAGGACCCGTACTTCCAGTATGACATCGACGAGCTCAAGTGCATCGGGTGCGGGATCTGTGTGAAGGGCTGCAAGACCTTCGGAAATGGTTCCCTGGTCTTGCAGGTACGGCATGACCGCTGCCTGAACTGCAATGAGTGCAACATCGCTCAGAACTGTCCCGCGAACGCTTTCGTGAGAGTTCCCGCCCAGACGCCCTATCTTCTGCGCACAGAGCAAGAGGAAGGTCCGGGCGCCAAGCAATGAACTGCGACCGCTTCACCAACCGAACTGAGGGGAGAGGGCCGCGTCTGTTCTCGGGGTCTGGGCTTCGCACCTGGACCCTGGTCGCGTGCGTCTTGGTGACGGAGGGTGTGGGAGTAGCGCTGGCTGCCGAGAACTTCCCGCCGCCGGAGTTCACGACGGGCTACCAGTTCCCGAAGGCGACGGAGCCCGGCCCCAGGGATGCGAGCTTATCGCTGGTGGATGCGGCGGTACTGCTGACGGCGCTATCGTTGGCGGCGTACTTCGCTTTGCGCCGACGGTCTCGCCGGGAGCTGGCGATTCTGTCGGTGTTCTGCCTGTTGTACCTGGGCTTCTACCGGCATGGCTGCGTCTGTGCCGTCGGCTCCTTTCAGAATGTCGCGCTTGCGGTTGCCGACCCGGGCTATGTGTTGCCTGTCGTGGTGGGCGCGTTCTTTGTGCTGCCCTTGCTGTTCGCGCTGTTCTTCGGGCGGGTGTTTTGCTCGGCAGTGTGCCCGCTGGGTCAGGCGCAGGAGGTTGTGCTGCTGAGGGCTGTGAAGGTGCCGCGGTGGGTCGACCAGGCCCTCGGTGTCCTTCCCTTCCTGTACCTGGGTGTCGCGGTGCTGTATGCCGCCCTGGGGAGTGCCTTTGTGGTCTGCCGGTATGACCCCTTCGTGCTGTTCTTCCGCCTCGGCGGGAACTTGGAGATGCTGATCTTCGGGGTCGCGGTGCTGCTCCTGGCGACGGTGGTGGGCCGTCCGTACTGCCGATTCCTGTGCCCCTACGGGGCGCTGCTGCGACTGATCGCGCCCTTCGCGAGGTGGCGGGTCCGCACCACTCCCACGGAGTGCGTGAACTGTCACCTGTGTGCGGACGCCTGCCCTTACGGGGCGATTCAGCCGCCGAACGTTACCGACGCGCGGATCGGTCGGCTGGAAGGTCGCAGCCGCTTGGCCTGGTTGGTGGCAGCCTTTCCGCTGATCCTGGCCGCCGGAGGGTTCCTCGGGTGGCAGAGCGCGCCAGTCCTGGCGAAGCTCGACCCGACGATCAGCCTGGCCAACCGCGTGTGGCTGGAGGAGCACGGTAGGGTGAAAGGCAAGACTGAGGCGAGTGAGGCCTTCGCCACCCAGGGCACACCCAGCGCAGACCTGTACCGGGAGGCGGCCAAGATCCGCAAGCGGTTCGATGGTGGCTCCCTGCTCCTGGGTGTTTGGGTCGGCCTGGTGATTGTCCTGAGGATGATCTCGCTGTCGGTGCGACGCCGACGAGAGGCGTACCAGGTGGACCCGGGGGCCTGCGTGGCCTGCGGTCGTTGCTTTTCGGCCTGTCCCGTGGGCCGGTCCGTGATAGCCGAAGCCGAGGGCGCGAGCATCTCTGCGCTCACCCCCGGTGAGGAGGGGCGTTGATGGCCGAATTGCCCACTGAGTCGACCGCACCGGTCAAACGTGACCGCACGAAACTGTACTACCGGACCGCGGTGACCGTCGCCTGCGTCGCGGCGGTCTTCTGCCTGGTCGTCCTGGTGCTGCTGGTGGTGAATGCCGTCCAGGCCCGCTCTGCCGACCCCTCGAAACCGGCACAAATCGAGATGATGAAGGCCGACCTGGCCAAGCAGCCCACGAACCAGAAGCTGCGCGACGACATCCGCAAACTCGACCAGGATATCCGTTGGTCCTACTACATCACTCGTCTCCGCGCGATTCAGGGCGCGTATCTGCTTCTGGGCGGCGTCGTGGTCCTGCTGGTGTCGCTGCATTTCGTGCTCAAGCTGCGCACACGGCTGCCCGTGCCGACGGAGGTAAGCGGCCTCAAGGTCTGGCTTGAGGCGGCCGTGGCGCGTCGAACGGTGATTCTCCTTGGCGTAGTGCTCGCGTCGGTCTTGCTGGTAATGGCTGTGCTGGGGAGGCATGATCCCTCCTCGGAGTACGCGAAGACGTCGGTGAAGGACGTCCTGCCTCCGCAGCCGGGACCGATGGAAGTCCCGTCGATGGTTGCCGGGCAGCCTACACCTGTGGGACAGCCGAACCTGCAGTCACCACTCTCGCCTCTGGCAGCCGCCGGGAGTCCGGGACTCGCCGGACCGCAAGGTCCGGCAGGCCCTCCAGGACCCACGGGACCAGCAGGTGAGCGTGGTCCTGCCGGTGAGCAGGGACGCCAGGGAGAGCCGGGACCGGCCGGTCCGGCAGGAACTGCGGGTTTCCCTGGTCGGCCCGGCGGCTCTAGCCGCCCTGGTGCCACCGGCGAGTCTGCGGGCGAGGGAGGACGGACCGGCAGACAGGGGATGGGAGGCCCAGGCAGCTCCGGCTTCCAGGGATCAGGAACGCCCGGATTCCCGGGTGGGCCGCAAAGGCCCGGACTGCCGGGAACGCAAGGTGGCGCTCCCGCGGTAGGCCAGGGATCTCCTGACCTGCTGGCCAACTGGCCCGTCTTCCGAGGCTACATGCCCGGCCGGGTGTCGACAGACCGGTTCCCCGTGCAGTGGGACGCCGGTAGTGGACAGGGCGTCCTCTGGAAGGCTGCGGTCCCGCTGCCGGGCAAGGGGTCTCCTGTGGCCTGGAAGGACCGCGTATACCTCAGCGGCGCCAATGACAAGCAGCGCGAGGTGTATGCCTTCGATGTGGCAACCGGCAAGCTGGTATGGAAGCAGGCGGTGGTACTCAACGAGAGCAAGTCGCAGCCGGCTCCCGAGGTCAATGAGGAGACCGGGTATGCCGCATCGACCATGACCACGGACGGCAAGAACGTCGTGGCGATGTTTGCCAACGGTGATGTCGCAGCCTTCGACCTGACCGGCAAGCAGGTCTGGTCTCGCTCCTTCGGTCCTCTGGATAATATCTACGGGCACGCCTCCTCGCCGATCCTCTATCGTAACCTGGTCTTGCTGCAGCTCGATCAGGGCGGGGACCCCGACGGTGGGCTGTCCGGGCTGCTGGCCCTGGACGTTGCCACCGGGAAGACGCTGTGGCGGACGCCGCGGCCGGTTCCCAACTCCTGGTCGACTCCCATCGTTGCCTTCACGGGCCGGCGCTTCGAGATCCTCACGATGGCCAGCCCCTTTGTCATCTCCTATGATCCGGGCACGGGCAAGGAACTGTGGAGGACGATGTGTCTCAACGGCGATGTGGCGCCTTCTCCCGCCTTCGGGGGCGGTCTCGTCCTGGTCGCGCAGGATGGTTCCGGACTCTTCGCGATCCGTCCTCCGGAGCCGAATACTGGTGACAAGGGCGAAATCGTGTGGCAAGCAGGCGATGGGCTACCGGACATCTGCAGCCCGGCCGCCAACGACGAGGTTGTGATCCTCGCCGCCAGCGGAGGGCTCGTGACCTGCTATGAGACGGCCACCGGCAAGAAGCTGTGGGAGCATGACCTGGGCACCTCGGTCAACGCCTCGCCGGTGATCGCCGGGAAGCTGGTGTACCTGACCGACACCGAGGGCGTCACGCACATCTTCGAGGCCGGACCGGAGTTCAAAGCGATCGGCGTGGGCAAGTTCGGTGAGCCGGTGTACACGACGGCAGCTTTCGCCGCGGGGAAGGTCTTTGTCCGAGGCACCAAGAACCTGTTCTGCGTGGGAGCGAAACCTGCCAACGGATGAGCGAGAAGGATACCGTGACCATACCGGCCCCAGAGACGGCCGATGATGCCCAGAACGCCGGCGATCAGATAGCGGAGGCGCCCGAGACGCTTGTGGCCG is a genomic window of Armatimonadia bacterium containing:
- a CDS encoding PQQ-binding-like beta-propeller repeat protein: MALLITWGIPGFFAIVGALLLVVWLRGAPNPADVAPRTPTSDRSAGATGVVARPAAGPGGAVTPGAMPGAPLGTGPVVGAPAGSASGLPGAASATAAAGSGAPIASVRGFWPGFRGPNRDNLSPDSTSLLTSWGGGPTRLWSVSMGEGYAGAAVADSRVYVLDYDQTARADKLRCLSLANGQELWSQSYPVDVKRNHGMSRTVPALYKQYVVTLGPKCHVMCCDAKTGAVKWRIDLVAQYGATVPPWYAGQCPLIDNGRVILAPGGKALMIAVDIATGKVAWQAPNPRGWKMTHTSIVPVSVAGKKMYVYCGSGGVAGVAADKGTLLWDTTAWVVSTATVPSPVPIGDGRIFLCGGYNSGAMMLRLVPSGGKFTAEQVFRLKPNVFGSDQQTPILYRGHLYGVIPGGQLACLSLDGKQVWASGTDRFGLGPYMIAGGNIYVLDDKGELSLVSASPSGYKRLARAKVLNGPDAWGPMALAGGRLIVRDLTTMACLQVGR
- a CDS encoding NHL repeat-containing protein, with the translated sequence MAETVPPRRPGGRGAGWATAGLALVVVAAGLLVYQHLHQGRQVSTQAVQPQQTIDQTLETLRQVDPALVKYREARTVQTGFQTPRGIALSRSGELYVVGDRALRVFEADGVGTTGTQLGDEPTCVAVDEAVMVALGYRGSVEIRDDGGAVQAHWQVAGKSPYVTCVALSGEQVWVADAGDRVVLRYDRTGKLLGRLGEKDPAKKVPGLFLPSPHLDVVPLDQGRVLVNNTGRHLVETYTAQGELKSAWGRYGPEIDGFPGCCNPTDLALLPDGKVVASDKGLPRVKVYNQQGALQAVVATPAQLSRDASALDLAVSADGTVYVLDGPAALVRVFVPK
- a CDS encoding ferredoxin — protein: MSEDGKLKRPEQRISRRQILAECLRGAGVLVMGGALGSLVTRGHADNTVWQIDPSKCVQCGKCATDCVLNPSAVKCVHQYRVCGYCELCFGYFVDQRANDEERAENQRCPTNAIRRTFVEDPYFQYDIDELKCIGCGICVKGCKTFGNGSLVLQVRHDRCLNCNECNIAQNCPANAFVRVPAQTPYLLRTEQEEGPGAKQ
- a CDS encoding 4Fe-4S binding protein: MGVALAAENFPPPEFTTGYQFPKATEPGPRDASLSLVDAAVLLTALSLAAYFALRRRSRRELAILSVFCLLYLGFYRHGCVCAVGSFQNVALAVADPGYVLPVVVGAFFVLPLLFALFFGRVFCSAVCPLGQAQEVVLLRAVKVPRWVDQALGVLPFLYLGVAVLYAALGSAFVVCRYDPFVLFFRLGGNLEMLIFGVAVLLLATVVGRPYCRFLCPYGALLRLIAPFARWRVRTTPTECVNCHLCADACPYGAIQPPNVTDARIGRLEGRSRLAWLVAAFPLILAAGGFLGWQSAPVLAKLDPTISLANRVWLEEHGRVKGKTEASEAFATQGTPSADLYREAAKIRKRFDGGSLLLGVWVGLVIVLRMISLSVRRRREAYQVDPGACVACGRCFSACPVGRSVIAEAEGASISALTPGEEGR
- a CDS encoding PQQ-binding-like beta-propeller repeat protein, which translates into the protein MAELPTESTAPVKRDRTKLYYRTAVTVACVAAVFCLVVLVLLVVNAVQARSADPSKPAQIEMMKADLAKQPTNQKLRDDIRKLDQDIRWSYYITRLRAIQGAYLLLGGVVVLLVSLHFVLKLRTRLPVPTEVSGLKVWLEAAVARRTVILLGVVLASVLLVMAVLGRHDPSSEYAKTSVKDVLPPQPGPMEVPSMVAGQPTPVGQPNLQSPLSPLAAAGSPGLAGPQGPAGPPGPTGPAGERGPAGEQGRQGEPGPAGPAGTAGFPGRPGGSSRPGATGESAGEGGRTGRQGMGGPGSSGFQGSGTPGFPGGPQRPGLPGTQGGAPAVGQGSPDLLANWPVFRGYMPGRVSTDRFPVQWDAGSGQGVLWKAAVPLPGKGSPVAWKDRVYLSGANDKQREVYAFDVATGKLVWKQAVVLNESKSQPAPEVNEETGYAASTMTTDGKNVVAMFANGDVAAFDLTGKQVWSRSFGPLDNIYGHASSPILYRNLVLLQLDQGGDPDGGLSGLLALDVATGKTLWRTPRPVPNSWSTPIVAFTGRRFEILTMASPFVISYDPGTGKELWRTMCLNGDVAPSPAFGGGLVLVAQDGSGLFAIRPPEPNTGDKGEIVWQAGDGLPDICSPAANDEVVILAASGGLVTCYETATGKKLWEHDLGTSVNASPVIAGKLVYLTDTEGVTHIFEAGPEFKAIGVGKFGEPVYTTAAFAAGKVFVRGTKNLFCVGAKPANG